A region from the Candidatus Paceibacterota bacterium genome encodes:
- the rpsK gene encoding 30S ribosomal protein S11, which yields MGKKRITTDKKTEGVKKDAAQEPAVAVAGKNKRRSIEGPTLHVDATYNNTKAMLSDKKGNAIIWSSAGTLGFKGAKKGTPFAAAKLGEVLAEKALELGIKEIDVIIRGVGSGRESAVRSFIAKGLSVNTIKDVTPVPHNGPKPKKPRRV from the coding sequence GCGTTAAGAAAGATGCGGCTCAAGAGCCTGCTGTTGCCGTTGCTGGAAAAAACAAGCGCCGTTCTATCGAAGGACCGACACTTCACGTTGACGCTACATACAACAACACTAAAGCTATGCTTTCTGACAAGAAAGGTAACGCTATTATCTGGTCTTCAGCCGGAACTCTAGGATTTAAGGGTGCTAAGAAAGGAACACCATTCGCAGCTGCAAAGCTCGGAGAGGTGCTTGCTGAAAAGGCACTTGAACTCGGAATCAAGGAAATTGATGTTATTATCCGAGGTGTAGGATCCGGCCGAGAATCAGCTGTTCGCAGCTTTATCGCCAAGGGTCTTTCTGTTAATACCATCAAGGACGTCACTCCGGTTCCTCACAACGGTCCAAAGCCTAAGAAGCCTCGTCGCGTCTAA
- the rpsD gene encoding 30S ribosomal protein S4, producing the protein MQIRSKYKIARRVGAPVFEKTQTQKFAAREARRERRNPSRSDYGIQLVEKQKVRFTYVITAKMLAKYIKQALAKKSNNPQELLFTMLENRLDNVVYRVGFAPTRLAARQMVSHGHVIVNGRKLNISSYQVKQGDVIAVRPQSMVSSKLFSKLEERLATVTVPGWISYKKEDGAATIKGLPKLAESEVMFNLGQAIEFHSR; encoded by the coding sequence ATGCAAATCCGCTCAAAATATAAAATCGCACGCAGAGTCGGCGCCCCTGTCTTTGAAAAGACGCAGACGCAGAAATTTGCTGCGCGAGAAGCTCGACGCGAGCGCCGAAATCCTTCACGAAGTGATTACGGTATTCAGCTCGTTGAAAAGCAGAAAGTTCGTTTTACATATGTAATTACAGCAAAGATGCTTGCTAAGTACATTAAGCAGGCACTTGCAAAGAAGTCTAACAATCCTCAAGAGCTCCTCTTTACAATGCTCGAAAATCGACTTGATAACGTTGTGTATCGAGTAGGATTTGCACCAACACGTCTAGCTGCACGCCAAATGGTATCTCACGGCCATGTCATTGTTAATGGACGAAAACTTAATATCTCTTCGTACCAAGTGAAGCAGGGAGATGTTATCGCTGTTCGACCACAAAGCATGGTATCAAGCAAGCTCTTTTCAAAACTTGAAGAGCGCCTTGCGACTGTTACTGTTCCAGGTTGGATTTCATACAAGAAAGAGGACGGTGCAGCAACAATTAAGGGCCTACCGAAGCTTGCAGAATCAGAGGTAATGTTTAACCTTGGCCAGGCAATTGAGTTCCATAGCCGTTAG
- a CDS encoding DNA-directed RNA polymerase subunit alpha, which translates to MLDQNIVLPSKPRIVREDGMSGTYEIDGFYPGYGHTIGNSLRRIILASIPGAAITMVRIKGAEHEFSTLPGVKEDVINILLNLKKVRMKVLSKEPQTLRLKIKGSKEVKASDIEIVGQVEILTPDAYIATVTDKNTELDIEITVEHGLGYVPREVHRKERVDIGTISLDAIFTPIRRASYEVENMRVGDRTDFNRLRVFIETDGTLTPREALESSINVMIHQLKAIVGFKEESEDEAREVSDLESGTESKDKKEIDPESLKNRIESLGLGARTMNALANANIRTVGGLARKKVSDLEEIEGLGSKGIVEIREALEHMGIFLK; encoded by the coding sequence ATGCTTGATCAAAACATTGTTCTGCCTTCAAAACCACGCATCGTCCGTGAAGATGGGATGTCTGGTACCTATGAAATCGACGGTTTTTATCCTGGATACGGTCACACTATCGGAAACTCCCTACGTCGTATCATCCTAGCCTCAATCCCTGGAGCTGCTATTACTATGGTTCGGATCAAAGGTGCTGAACACGAGTTTTCTACACTTCCTGGTGTCAAAGAAGATGTTATTAACATCCTCCTCAATCTTAAGAAAGTACGAATGAAGGTTCTATCAAAAGAACCTCAAACACTTCGCCTTAAGATCAAAGGATCAAAGGAAGTTAAGGCTTCTGATATTGAAATTGTTGGACAGGTTGAAATTCTTACGCCTGACGCATACATCGCAACAGTAACTGACAAGAACACAGAACTCGACATTGAAATCACTGTTGAGCATGGTCTTGGATATGTTCCACGCGAAGTTCACAGAAAGGAGCGAGTTGATATCGGAACAATCTCACTTGATGCTATTTTTACACCCATCCGACGCGCATCATACGAAGTTGAAAACATGCGAGTTGGTGATCGAACAGACTTCAACCGACTACGAGTATTCATTGAAACAGATGGAACTCTTACACCACGAGAAGCGCTTGAATCATCAATCAACGTTATGATCCACCAACTTAAGGCTATTGTTGGCTTTAAGGAGGAATCAGAAGACGAAGCACGTGAAGTGAGTGATCTTGAAAGCGGAACAGAGAGCAAGGACAAGAAAGAAATTGATCCTGAATCTCTAAAGAACCGTATCGAGTCACTAGGACTTGGTGCTCGCACAATGAACGCACTTGCAAACGCAAATATTCGAACTGTTGGAGGACTTGCACGTAAGAAAGTCTCTGACCTCGAAGAAATTGAAGGACTTGGCTCAAAGGGAATCGTCGAAATCCGTGAAGCACTTGAGCACATGGGCATTTTCTTAAAATAA
- the rplQ gene encoding 50S ribosomal protein L17, translating to MNHHKRTRSFGLSKTQRAALLRSLARSLVSKSRITTTEAKAKELRPFVERIVTKAKTDTLASRRYIIERLGSETGATKLLKEVGPKYAERAGGYTRIVKLPQRKSDGSPMAIIEFV from the coding sequence ATGAATCACCACAAGAGAACTAGGAGTTTCGGATTGAGTAAAACACAGCGCGCAGCGCTCCTTCGTTCGCTTGCACGAAGTTTGGTTTCAAAGAGCAGAATTACTACTACCGAAGCAAAAGCAAAAGAACTCCGACCATTCGTCGAGAGGATTGTTACTAAGGCAAAAACTGATACACTAGCTAGCCGACGATACATCATCGAACGACTCGGTTCAGAAACAGGTGCTACAAAGCTTCTTAAAGAAGTTGGACCTAAGTATGCTGAACGAGCAGGTGGATACACACGCATTGTTAAGCTCCCTCAGAGAAAGTCAGATGGTAGCCCAATGGCAATAATTGAATTTGTATAA